AAGACGGACGTTTTCGCGGACGCCAATGTGCTGCTCGCCCATTCCTGGGAGGGCAAGCCGATCCCGCGCGAGCATGGCGGCCCGGTGCGCGTCGTGGTGCCCGACTGGTATTTCTGGAAGAGCGCCAAATGGGTGACGCGCATCGTCTTCCACGCCGAGGACCGCCCCGGTTTCTGGGAGACCCGCGGCTACAACAACGAAGGCGATCCGTGGAAGGAAGAGCGGTACAGCTAACCTCTCCCGCTTGCGGGAGAGGTTATCGTCACAGCGCGTGCAGCGCCGCGATCTTGGCCTCTTTCACCACCGCGTCGAACATCGCCTCCGTCAGCACGCCGGTGTTCGTGTTGTAGCGCGAGCAGTGATAGCTCGAAATCAGCGCCAGCTTGCCGATCTGGTGCGCCCCGCCATGCTTGAACGGATGCGCCGATTTTTTCGCGCCCAGCGTATCGCACACGCTGTCATGCGCGATTCTGCCCAGCGCCAGGATGGCGCGCAGATGCGGCATCGCTTCGATCAGCGCGATGAGGAACTTGCGGCAAGTCCTGATCTCCGCCGGCAGCGGCTTGTTCTGCGGCGGCACGCAGCGCACCGCGTTGCTGATCGCGCAATGCACCAGCTCGACGCCGTCGTCCGGCCGCCGGTCGTACACGCCCTTCGCCAGATCGTGCTTCAGAAGCGTCGCGTAGAGCAGGTCGCCCGCATAGTCGCCGGTGAACGGCCGCCCCGTCCGGTTGGCGCCATGCAGCCCCGGCGCCAGCCCGACGATCAAGAGGCGCGCCTCGCGGCTGCCGAAGGTCGGCACCGGCGCGTTGAAATAGTCCGGATATTCGCGGCGGTTGTCGGCGCGGAATTCCGCCAGCCGCGGACACAGCGGACAATTCTTCGGCGGTTCGGATGTCATTGGGAGCGATTCCACATCGCCCCAATCTGTCATGGCTCGCGAATACGGGCCATGACAATCGGGCTTGCGTTGGCGACCGCTACGCGGTCTGCGCGTAATGCGGGCTCGAACCGGCCGCGGCGTTCGCTGCCGCCGAGCGCGGGCCGCCTTCGCGCGCGATCTGCGGCTTCAGCTCTTCCAGCTCGATGAAATTGTCGGCCTGGCGGCGCAATTCGTCCGCCGCCATCGGCGGCTGGGTGCGCACCGTGGAGACCACGCTGACGCGCCGTCCCTTCCGCTGCGCCGCTTCCACCAGGCGGCGGAAATCGCCGTCGCCGGAGAAGATCACGATGTGGTCGACCTGCTCGGCCATCTCCATCACGTCGATGGCGAGCTCGATGTCCATGTTGCCCTTCACGCGGCGGCGGCCCTGCGCGTCGGTGAATTCCTTGAGCGGCTTGGTCACCACCGCGAAGCCGTTGTAGTCGAGCCAGTCGACCAGCGGCCGCAGCGGCGAGAACTCCTGATCCTCGGCGACCGCGGTATAATAGAAGGCGCGGACGAGAATCCCCTTGCGCGCGAAAAGCTCGAGAAGGCGCTTATAATCGATGTCGAACTGCAAGCCCTTCGCCGCGCCGTACAGATTGGCGCCGTCGATGAATAGGGCCAGCTTCTCCTGCGGGTAAAACAACATATGTGCTCCTGTTCAAGTAATGGCCGTACCGGCAATAATCCCCCGACCGCCAAATGTTCTTCTACGCCAAGCGGTTTCGTTGGCAAGAGCGGAAAGCGCAAATGATATTGATCGCGCTCGGCGCCAATCTTGAATCGCGCGCCGGAGTTCCGGCGCAAACATTGAACGCGGCGCTCGCGGAGATTGAACAGCGCGGCGCGAAGATCGTCGGCGTTTCGCCTTACTATATCACGCCCGCCTGGCCGGATCCGTCCGATCCTCCCTTCGTCAACGCGGTCGCGCGGGTTGCGAGCGAACTGTCGCCACACGCGCTGATGGCGCTTCTCCACGATACGGAAACGTCGTTCGGCCGCGTCCGTTCCACGCCGAACGCGCCGCGCACGCTCGATCTGGATCTCGTCGATTACGACGGCCGCGTGGACGCGGGCCCGCCGGTGCTGCCGCATCCGCGCATCGCCGAGCGCGCCTTCGTGCTCGTGCCGCTGGCCGATGTCGCGCCCGATTGGATTCATCCCGTCACGGGCAAAAGCGTGACCGAGCTGATCGCCGCCTTGCCCGACGCCGAACGGCGGATCGCGCGGCTTACTTCCCGAACGTAAGCGTGGCGCGGATGCGGTCGAATGCCGAGGTCAGCCTCGCGCGGTCGAACGGCCGGACCGTTCCCGGATCGTAATTCTCGATCGCGGAATAATGGATGAAATATCGCACCGCGAGGCAGGGCGAGGTCGCGTCCAGCACGAAGACCGTCGTCTCGTAGCGATTGCCGGCGCCGGCGTCCTCGCTCGTCGCGACGCTGTAGACGCGGCCGTCGGCATGCAGCGTGTGCGCATTCTCCGCCGGATCGACGAACCGCGCCGGCGTGCAACCGCGGCCGGAGAGGCTCTCGACCGAGAGCTTGGTGTCGCCGCCAAGATTGGTGCCCGCGGTCAGGCTCTGTGGAATCTGGATTGCGACGCCCTTGATCTCGCGGCCGGGTCCGAGCTGGTCGTAGACGTATTGCGTGTCGATCGTCCAATCCGCCGGATAGGCGATGGCATAGCCGAGCGTCCGGTCGGTGTAGTGCTTCGGCGGCGCCGCCAGCGCGGCCGTCGTGCCGGCCAGGAGAACCGCGAACCCGATGGAGGTCAGGACTCTGGCACCGGTCATCGGCGTCGTCTCCCCGCGAGCGCGCCAGCCTATCGCCGCCGCGATGCCGATCCAATGAAAAACCCGGGCGGATGTCCGCCCGGGTCTTTCGACGTTCGACAAAGAAGCGCCTGGCTATTTCCAATGCGCCCAGGTCTTGCCGGTCTTCTGGTTGTAGCTGATCGAGATCTCCGAGATCGTGCACAGGTTGAAATTGCTCCAATGCGCGTCGGTGTCGTCGTCATAGACGACCTTCAGATCCCAATTGCAGCCGCCGGCGTGATGCGGGAAGCGGATCAGGACCGACGAACCGTCGTCGAGCGTGTCCTGGCCCAGCACGTCTTCTTCCCAATCGTTGGTCGAAACGGGAGAGACGTAGACTTCCTTGATCGTGTAGCCGGTGTTGTTCACCAGGTTGAAATTCTGCCGCCCCGCCGCGTCAGCGACCGTCGGAGCAAGCATCGTCAGGCCGGCCACCATGGCGGCGGCCAACATCGTTCTAAAAAACATTAAGTCCCCTTTCTGAGAGCCCCTCAACGGAGCGATAGTGCAGCAAACCCGTCCCGCCAAGCAATGGACGGTGGCCGACCGTTCCAAAATACAACACGACTTGCACGTCCGCCATGCCAAAGGGCACACCGCTGCGGGAACCGCCCGCCGCCAACGACAAGGCATCGTCATGACAAGCCTCACCCCGTTCATCGTTCCGGCGCTGGCGCTCTATTTCATCGTGCGCCGCGGCGCCAAGCCCCAGCGGATCAAGCCGGACCGGCTGTGGATCTTCCCCGGCGTCATCACGCTCCTGGCGCTCGGGGCGATCTGGAGCGGCAAGGCGCCGGGCCTCCTGGACGTCGCGGTTTACGCGGTGGCGATACTGGCCGGCGGCGTGCTCGGCTGGTTCACCACCCAGCATGTCGAGCTGACGCTGGACGATGCGACCGGCACGGTCATGAGCCAGCCGACCTTGTTCGGAACCGTACTGACCGCGGCGGTGTTCGTCGCGCGTTTCGCGCTCGATTTCCTGACCACAGGCGGCAATGGCGGCGGCGTGAAGGCGCTGGCGCAGCAGCACGGCGCGAGCCTCGTGCTGATCGCCAATGCCGGATTGCTGTTCGTGGCGGCGCGCGGCCTGTCGCGCGCCTGGCACATGCTGGCGCGCATCAACCCGCTGCTGGAGCAGCACAAGGCCGCGCAATTGCCGCCGCAATAATTTCCTCCCCCGCGGTTGCGGGGGAGGTGCCGAGCGCAGCGAGGCGGAGGGGGACGCCCCGGCCTTGCTTCGGGCGGCAACAATCTATAGGTTCCGCCGCCTTCTGCCCGGTCCGGCGCCGATTTGCCCCCGCATCTGCGCCTAAGACCTTCGAAAGACAAGGATTTCCATGGCTCGCGTCACCGTTGAAGATTGCGTCGACAAGGTCCCGAACCGCTTCGACCTGGTTCTGATCTCGGCCTACCGCGCCCGCCAGCTCTCGGGCGGCGCCGAGCCTTTGGTCGACCGCGACCGCGACAAGAACCCGGTCGTGGCGCTGCGCGAGATCGCCGCCAAGGAAGTGAAGCCCGACGAGACCAAGGAGGAATATATCAAGTCCCTCCAGAAGCACGCCGATGTCGACGAGCCGGAGGAGGCCCGTCCCGACTCCGACGACCAGCGCGAGGACAGCGCGTCGCGCCAGGTCACCGAGGAAGAATTGCTGCGCGCCCTCACCAGCGAGGCCCAGCGCCGCGCCGAGCCGCAGCCGGAACCCGAAGCGGATTACGAAGAGTAGTTCAGCCGAACAGCGCGGCGATCTCGGCCATCGGCTTGAACAGGCGCCGGCCGGCGCTCGGCAGCGCGGCGAAGCCATAGCGTTCGTAGAACGCCTGCGCCGTGTCGTCCTTCGCGTCGACGACGAAGGCAAAGGACGCGATTTCGCTGCGCAGCGTGCGGGCGAACGCGTCGAACAGAAGCGCTTCGCCGAAGCCGCGCCCGCGAAATCCGCCGTCCACCGCCAGCCGGCCCATCAGCGTCGCGGGCACCAGCGGATAGCGCGGCAGCTTCTTCGCCAGGACCGGCGGCAGTTCGGCGAGCAGGACGCTGGTCGCGGAAAGCGTATAAAAGCCGGCCATTTTGCCGTCTTCGACCGTCAGCACGAAGCAGGACGCGACCCGGCGGCGATTGTCCTGCCCGGCCTGCACCCGAAAATACCGGTCGAGCGCCTCGCTCCCGCAGTGAAACGCGGCGCGGTCGTGCTCCTCGTTCAGCGGCTCGATGCGTTCGGCGGCCTTGGCCACTCAGCCCCCGAACCGCTCCAGATAGCGCTGCGCCGCGGCGCGCAGTTTGCCGTTCGGCTTTTTCGGATTGCTCAGAGCCTCGGCGAAGGCGCGGCTGTCCTGCGCGCTCAGGCGGATGAGCTGGGTCTCCTCGATGGTGCGAACCGCCGCCTCCTGCACGCTGTAGAGCACGAAGTCGGTGAGCGAGCGTCCCTGCAATTCCGCCGCGCGCTGGAAGAGTTCCTTCTGGTCGCGGGATATCCGCGCCTCCAGGCGTTCCTGGCGCGCCGGCTGGGACGGAGTCTTGCGGACGGGAGAACGGGCCATGCGATGTCACCTCGGCGGCGATTGTACGGCAAACGGCCGCACAAAAGAAGACATCCTGCCGCCAGGGATTCCTGATTCGTCGCGGATGCGCCTATATTAAGTTCATGAGTGCACCGACGGCGCCCGAAACCAAGGCCGTGGAGCAGGTTACCCCTGCGCCGGAGCCCGTGCGCACGCCCGCGCCCAAGGGCAAGCGCCGGCTGATGCGCCAGACCGAACTGGTCGACCGCGTCAAGGCCTATGACCCCGACGCCGACGAAGCCCTGCTCAACAAGGCCTATGTCTACGCCATGAAGGCGCACGGCAAGCAGTTCCGCGCCTCGGGCGATCCCTATTTCGCCCACCCGCTCGAAGTCGCCGCCATCCTGACCGACCTCAAGCTCGACGTGGCGACCATCGTCACCGCGCTGCTGCACGACACGATCGAGGACACGCTCGCCACTTATGACGACATCAAGGCCAATTTCGGCGAGGAGATCGCCAACCTGGTCGACGGCGTCACCAAACTGTCCCAACTCGAACTCTTCAGCGAGCGCACCAAGCAGGCGGAGAATTTCCGCAAGCTGATGCTGGCGATCACCTCCGACATCCGCGTCCTCCTGGTCAAGCTGGCCGACCGGCTGCACAACATGCGCACGCTCGGGTTCATCCAGAAGCCGGAGAAGCGCCGCCGCATCGCGCAGGAGACGCAGGACATCTACGCGCCGCTGGCCGGCCGCATCGGCATGCAGAACATGCGCGAGGAGCTCGAAGACCTCGCCTTCGCCGAGCTCAATCCCGACGAGCGCAACTCCATCGTCACGCATCTGAGGCGCCTGGAAGGCGACAGCGGCGACCGCATCGGGCGCATCGCCGACCAGATCAAGCGCAAGCTGGCCGAGCACGGCATCGACGCCTGGGTCTATGGCCGCGCCAAGCGCCCGTTCTCGATCTGGCGCAAGCTGCAGAGCAAGCAGCTCAATTTCGAGGCGCTGTCGGACATTTTCGGCTTCCGCGTCATCGTCAAGAGCGAGGACGATTGCTACCGCGCGCTCGGCGTGCTGCACACCACCTGGCAGATGGTGCCCGACCGCTTCAAGGACTTCATCTCCACGCCCAAGACCAACGGCTACCGCTCGATCCACACCACCGTGATCGGGCCGGAGAAGCAGCGCGTCGAGGTCCAGATCCGCACCCAGGAGATGCACGACATCGCCGAGCGCGGCGTCGCCGCCCATTGGCGCTATCGCGAGCACGTCGCCTCCGAGGGCGACGACCGCGCCTATGGCTGGCTGCGCGACATGGTCGATCTGCTCGAGCGCGACAGCGCCGAGGACTTCCTGGAGAATTCGCGCCTCTCGATGTACCAGGATCAGGTCTTCTGCTTCACGCCGAAGGGCGATCTGATCTCGCTGCCGCGCGGCGCCACCCCGATCGATTTCGCCTATGCGCTGCACACCGATATCGGCAATTCGACGGTCGGCGCCAAGGTCAACGGCGTGCACGTGCCGCTGCACACGCCGCTGCGCAACGGCGACCAGGTCGAGATCATCCGCACCAAGGAGCAGACGCCGTCGCCCTTGTGGGAGCAGTTCGTCGTCACCGGCCGCGCCCGGGGCGAGATCCGCCGCTTCCTGCGCCACGCCCAGCGCGACGAGCATGTGAAGTTCGGCCGCAACATCCTCAAGAAGGTCTTCGCCGACGAGGGCGCCGAGCTGACCGAAAAGGCCATCGTCGACGTCGCCAAGAAGCTGCATGCCAGCAAGGCCGAGGATGTCTATGCCGAGGTCGGGCGCGGCGCCCTGCGCGGCCAGGAAGTGCTCGAAGCGGTGTTCCCCGAACTGAAGAAGGACCCGGAGCGCCGCAAACGCGCCGCCTTCGCCGAGCCCGCCGCCAAGCGGCCGGTCTCGATCCGCGGCATGACGGAGGGCATCTCCTACCGCCTCGGCCAGTGCTGCCATCCCCTGCCGGGCGACCGCATCGTCGGCCTGCGCACGCCGGGGGAGGGGGTTGTGATCCACACCATCGATTGCGCCGAGCTCGAAAAGGCGCAGGATTCGATCGAGGACTGGATCGACGTCTCCTGGGGCCGCCACGCCGCCGAGGGCGGACCCTCGATCGCCCGCGTCGCGGTCAGGGTGAAGAACGCGCCGGGCTCGCTGGCGGCGGTGATGAGCGTGATCGCGCACAATGGCGGCAACATCTTCAACATGAAGGTGACCAACCG
Above is a window of Rhizomicrobium sp. DNA encoding:
- a CDS encoding bifunctional (p)ppGpp synthetase/guanosine-3',5'-bis(diphosphate) 3'-pyrophosphohydrolase, whose protein sequence is MSAPTAPETKAVEQVTPAPEPVRTPAPKGKRRLMRQTELVDRVKAYDPDADEALLNKAYVYAMKAHGKQFRASGDPYFAHPLEVAAILTDLKLDVATIVTALLHDTIEDTLATYDDIKANFGEEIANLVDGVTKLSQLELFSERTKQAENFRKLMLAITSDIRVLLVKLADRLHNMRTLGFIQKPEKRRRIAQETQDIYAPLAGRIGMQNMREELEDLAFAELNPDERNSIVTHLRRLEGDSGDRIGRIADQIKRKLAEHGIDAWVYGRAKRPFSIWRKLQSKQLNFEALSDIFGFRVIVKSEDDCYRALGVLHTTWQMVPDRFKDFISTPKTNGYRSIHTTVIGPEKQRVEVQIRTQEMHDIAERGVAAHWRYREHVASEGDDRAYGWLRDMVDLLERDSAEDFLENSRLSMYQDQVFCFTPKGDLISLPRGATPIDFAYALHTDIGNSTVGAKVNGVHVPLHTPLRNGDQVEIIRTKEQTPSPLWEQFVVTGRARGEIRRFLRHAQRDEHVKFGRNILKKVFADEGAELTEKAIVDVAKKLHASKAEDVYAEVGRGALRGQEVLEAVFPELKKDPERRKRAAFAEPAAKRPVSIRGMTEGISYRLGQCCHPLPGDRIVGLRTPGEGVVIHTIDCAELEKAQDSIEDWIDVSWGRHAAEGGPSIARVAVRVKNAPGSLAAVMSVIAHNGGNIFNMKVTNRNPLFFEFTVDIEVRDLAHLQNILGALRVNAAVESVDRVREQESV
- a CDS encoding NYN domain-containing protein, with product MLFYPQEKLALFIDGANLYGAAKGLQFDIDYKRLLELFARKGILVRAFYYTAVAEDQEFSPLRPLVDWLDYNGFAVVTKPLKEFTDAQGRRRVKGNMDIELAIDVMEMAEQVDHIVIFSGDGDFRRLVEAAQRKGRRVSVVSTVRTQPPMAADELRRQADNFIELEELKPQIAREGGPRSAAANAAAGSSPHYAQTA
- a CDS encoding uracil-DNA glycosylase encodes the protein MTSEPPKNCPLCPRLAEFRADNRREYPDYFNAPVPTFGSREARLLIVGLAPGLHGANRTGRPFTGDYAGDLLYATLLKHDLAKGVYDRRPDDGVELVHCAISNAVRCVPPQNKPLPAEIRTCRKFLIALIEAMPHLRAILALGRIAHDSVCDTLGAKKSAHPFKHGGAHQIGKLALISSYHCSRYNTNTGVLTEAMFDAVVKEAKIAALHAL
- a CDS encoding GNAT family N-acetyltransferase, with protein sequence MAKAAERIEPLNEEHDRAAFHCGSEALDRYFRVQAGQDNRRRVASCFVLTVEDGKMAGFYTLSATSVLLAELPPVLAKKLPRYPLVPATLMGRLAVDGGFRGRGFGEALLFDAFARTLRSEIASFAFVVDAKDDTAQAFYERYGFAALPSAGRRLFKPMAEIAALFG
- the folK gene encoding 2-amino-4-hydroxy-6-hydroxymethyldihydropteridine diphosphokinase, with the translated sequence MILIALGANLESRAGVPAQTLNAALAEIEQRGAKIVGVSPYYITPAWPDPSDPPFVNAVARVASELSPHALMALLHDTETSFGRVRSTPNAPRTLDLDLVDYDGRVDAGPPVLPHPRIAERAFVLVPLADVAPDWIHPVTGKSVTELIAALPDAERRIARLTSRT
- a CDS encoding DUF1778 domain-containing protein, translating into MARSPVRKTPSQPARQERLEARISRDQKELFQRAAELQGRSLTDFVLYSVQEAAVRTIEETQLIRLSAQDSRAFAEALSNPKKPNGKLRAAAQRYLERFGG
- the rpoZ gene encoding DNA-directed RNA polymerase subunit omega; translation: MARVTVEDCVDKVPNRFDLVLISAYRARQLSGGAEPLVDRDRDKNPVVALREIAAKEVKPDETKEEYIKSLQKHADVDEPEEARPDSDDQREDSASRQVTEEELLRALTSEAQRRAEPQPEPEADYEE